In Comamonas koreensis, the genomic stretch AGGATGTCCACGATGGTCACGCCGCTGAAGGTGAACAGCTTCTCAGCGTTGGCCAGGTTTTGGCCGATCAGCTTGTGGTACATCGCACCGGTCATCACTTGCGCGATGATGCGGGCCGATGCGTCGCCGAACTTGGCGTGGGCACCGTTGATGGCGATGTAGCTGACGCCAGCGGTCGCGGACACATCGTTGACTGCACCAGCCTGGTTGCCAATTGCAGCAGCCAGGGCGGCAATGGCAGTGTTCAGCTGGTCGGACATGATCGCTTCCGACAAGTTGCGGGAGATGACTTCCAGAGCTTCCTCGGGCGACTTCTGAATCCAGCTCAGTTGGCTTGGCTCGAACAGCACCGGGCCGAAGCCGCCAGCGATTTTCACGCTGTCGTACTGCTTCTGGGCCAAGGGAGTTGCAGCCTGGACGCCGTTGGCGGCATAGCGGTCAACACGGCGCTGGGCGCTGTGCACGCCGGCCCAGAACGATTCCTGCAGGAAGTCGCCGTCGATGCCTTGGGTGGTCAGCTGGATCGCACCAGCGGATGCGGCATTGAACTTGGCCACATCTTGAGCCAGGGTTTCAATGGTTGCGCTCTTGAGGTACTCGTTGAATACCTTCATATCGGACAAAGCCATAGCTTGCCTTTCTGCCTGTTATCAGGCTTTGGAAGTGAGTTTCTTGATTGCGGCCACTCGCTCGGCTTTGCTGCCGCCAAAGTTGCCAGATTGATTGCCACCGCCGCCACCCGAACCAGGAGCGCCAGAGCCACGCGTTGCGGGCCAGAAGTACGGAGCGCTCTCGCGAATGGATTCAGCCCACTCTTGAGTCGTCAGCGGCTTTTTGCCGTCCTTGCCCAACACAACCTCGTCACCGTTCATTGCCACCACATCGCCGTCGTCGTTCAGCACCCAGGTGCCAGCGCCACGGCGCACAACGTCGTCCAGCGCTTCAGGCAAGGCACCAGCGCGAGCCGCTGCATCACGCAGTACGGCTTGCAGGGTGCGGTCAGCCAGCTTTGCGGCTTTGCCTTCCGCCTTGGTGCGGCTGTCAGCTTCGGCCTGCAGCTTCTTGTCGTAGTCAGCTTGCATGCGCTCGGTGCGCTTCTTGACCACTTCATCGAGCTTGCCGGCGGCGATCAGCTTGGCGTCTTCATCGGTTTCCAGGTGCTGCAGCAGTGCTTGGATTTCTTCGGGCGTCTTGCCCAGGGCCTTCCAGGCGCTGACCTGCTTGCTGGCATCCTTTGCTGCCTGGCGCTCCTTATCGAGCGCTGACTTGAGGCCTGCCGGGTCTTCGTAGCCATCCAGATCAAGGCGGAACTTCCCGTCCACCTCCTTGTACAGGTCGCGCACGTTTTCAGGAACCGAGTCGAGCGAATCGACGGTGAGTTTCAAAGTCATGTTGGTTTCGCCAATCTCTGGCGCAGTTGAATACACCCGTCTCGGGCATGAAAAAGGCCGCAGGGCATCACGCCGAGCGGCCACGAAAAAGCCCGCCAAGCGTTAACAAGGCGGGCTGAGGAAAATGCTACTCTTCCGATAGAAAGGAAGATTTATGACCAAAGACGAATGCGAACGCGCTATCCGCACTCTCGTCCATCAATGGGCGGATGAGGTTCATCCGGGTAAAGACAAGGGCCAGCTCTATGACACGGAGTTCATTCGGTGGCTCAAGGACAACCATCCCGAGACACTTCAATTCAGGTCAAGAATGTCCACGACCGATGTAGTTGAACAGTGGTTCGCTCAGGAAACGAAACAAACGTGGCGAGACTAACCTCTACTTGAGTGCCTTTGGCTTCGTTCGCCGAGGCTTAGTCTCTTTCACCACACGCGGCTTGTCCGGCACCATCTGCGACCAGACGCCACGCATGTGGCAGTGATAGCAGATACGGTCATCACAAACGATGCCCCGCTTGAACCGCCCCTTCTCATCGATGCTTGCCCCGACCGTCGTGGTCATGAGCGTGCGACCACCGCACTTTGCGCACTGAAGCACGCCTGGCGGTGGTTTGATCCCCTTGATGCCGCTCAGCAGCTTCTCTGCCGGCGTCTGCTCTCGGGGCGGGACGATGGATAGTTTGGTCACCGGCTAAGTCTACTCAAAGACCAGCCAATTCAAAAGCCCGCTTGTCCCGCTGCCGAAGCTCATCCAAGGTCAGAAACACGCCCTTGTGAGAGTACATGTCCGCAAGATCTAGTTTTCCGTCACGCATAAGTCGCGCTCTGGTTTGACCTAAAACCTCGTCCTGGCGAGCGGCTGACTGCTTCTTGAGCCAGTCCCCATAGGTCGTGTCGGGTGGCACCTGGCCATCCATACTAGCCCTGCTCTTGTTGCGCAGCTCCAGGTCCGGCAGGTCAATCCCCAACTCTTTGTTTGACTTCACCACTGGGATGGATGCAGACCGGCAGCGCCAGTGCAATCTGCCAGGCCCAGCACCCCAGGGGATCTCATGCCCTATCGGCTTGTGCGTCTCTGGCGTGTAGAGCTTGCCGTCACGGATCCGGCACTGCGGCGTTGTCCGCAGGTCCAGGGACGCAGACCACTTCAAGCCCTTGATCACATCAGAGTTCTTTGCATAGAAGGCGTCGTGAGCATTCCCGGCCGTGTGAGCAATGGCGGTTCTCACCACCGCCTCAACATCGCGCCGGGATTTCTCCAGCAGCCCATCAGTGAAGCCCTTTGCCTTGGTGCCGCGCAGCTCGCGAATGATCGCGTCTGTCGTCTTGCCCTCAAGGTAGCCTTGTGCGATGGCCTGGCGCACTGATTTGAACTGCTGGGCAGTAAGATCCTTCCACACCTCTTTGAGCAGAACGCCTTGGAACGGCCGGGACATAGCGGCCGAGTAGACCGCATTCGTGGACACTGAGGCCACATGCACCAGTGTTGGCGTATTTGCCAGCAGCATCTGGTGCAGGTAGGCGGTCTCGTAGTCCACAAACTGCTTGAGCTCGTCCAGTAGCTTTTGCCCTGCCTCAGCATTTCCTGCCGCGATGATCGTCCGCACGCTGGCCAACATCGAGACTAGGCGCTCGGCCTTGAATGTGATCGGGTCCACATCAGACAAGATTGATATCAGCTCGTCCAGCATCCGCTTGTCCGACCGGTTCAAGATGGCCATGATCCGATTCAGAACGCCATTGGAGTAACCCTGCAGGCCCACAGCATGCCGAACGGCTTCATCTTCGAGGAGTTCATTCACCGTCACCATTCATGCTCCCCAGACTTGGCCCTTCGGCTTGAACCTTCTCGATCTCCGCCTCCGGGTCCACATCAGGGCCTACAACGCCTCGGCGCTGCATTTCCACGATGGTGGTTTCCTTGGTCAGCATGCCCGCGCCTTGCAGCGACAGCACCAGCTGCGCAGAAGCATCAGTGAGAGTAGCCGCGCCGAAGTCCTTGAACAGCGACACCGTCCCGCCATTTCCCGCCTTGAGCCAGTCCGCAGTTATCTGCAGGCATCGGTCCATTGCGTCCTCGAAATCCTCTACCGTGCTTTGCAGGGTGGACTTGTTGGCCTCGGCATCGTTGGATGCTTCTGTCGCCGTGCGTTGGCCTGGCTGCTTCACCAGCAGCTCGGCGCCCGTCTGGATCATCTGGTCTTCCAGCGCTTCAAGCTCGGAGCGGCCCACGGTCACCGACTCGGCAGAGCCTTGAATCACTTCGGCCTTGGCATCCTTATCTGCAAATCTGAGCGCATAAGCTGAGCCCGCAGTTGGCTCGGATAGCTCGCCATCCGTGACGCCCGAAAAGACCAGCAGCCGCTTGCGCGCAAACCGGACAGAGTCGTCCTGGTCGCTCTGCTGCTGCCAGTGCTTTACGTTCTGGTGCGCCAGGTCCACCAGTGGCGGCGCGCCTTCCATGAAAGCAATGCGCCGGCCGTAGTACGGCACAAACGGGATGTAGCTGAGAGAGGTCACCCCCTCATCCACCAAGGCCCATGCGTCCGTGCCTTGCTCGTACAGCGCCCAGCCGCCAGGGGTCAGGACCCGCACGCGTTGCACCATCTTCACCCCGTAGTCGCCATCCTCAACCTCAGCAGCCTCATGCAGCCGCAATTGGGTCAGTTGCGCCACCCCTTTGGCGGTATCCAGACGCCAGCCCAGGATGGAGCCATGCGCATAGTGCGTCCAGTAAGGCCGCGTGCCGCCCTCCGCCGGGTAATCCACCAGCACCCCACCAAATCCATGAGACATCGCCTCAGCGAAGAGTTGAGAGGCAAACGCATGGATCGAGCGGCCCTGTCCATCGATGTCTGGCAGCAAGGCCTTCACCTTGGCCGGAACATCCTCGTTGATGGTCATCTGCTTGGAGAACGGCTTGCCTGACATCACCGTGCAGGTGCGCTGGTACGCCGGGAACAGCGTCGCAGTCCCCAGCCGATACTTATAGTCTTCGTCATCTTCACGGGGCTGTTGCGGCAGCAAGGTCTTGCCTGCCTTCCGCATAGCCTGAGTGCCCCCCATAAGAGGATCAATCACCGCCCATGCTTCAGCCATCCGCTTGACCGTGTCGTTTTGTTGGTTGATAGCTGTCATGTTTTCCTTACCAGCGGAATGTCTCTATCTTGGCAGTGCGCTTGACGGCCAACACCCGGTATCTCGTCTCATCGCCAACGTGGTCCTCTGCCTTGGTATCCACATCGTCTGGGTCTGTGTCGCTACGCGGAAGTACAGGCACAGTGCGAATGAACTGCCTGCAGGTGCTGAACACAAATAGACCAGGCTCTTCCATACGCTCCGCCATTGAGGCGCGCAGGCGCTCACGCATCACTGACCATCCACGCTTGCGAGAGCCAGGAGATTTGTCTGAGCGCTCCCAGCGGACCTTGTGCCGCTCTTGGATCTTGGCAGGACTGTCTCCATTGACCTCATCGAAGATCGCGTTATCAGCAGGCCCTGGCTTAACAAAGGCCTCGATGCGCATCTCCTGCTCTCGCTTGAGCACGCCTTGCGCAGTAGCAGAGTCGCTCTGCTTCAGCCCCTCATTGGGCTTGCCATTCCAGCCATACCACTCTGCGATGCGGAACAGTGTGCCTCGCGGAAAGCTTCTCTCTGTGCCATCTTTGAGCTTTGCAGGTGAGCCATCAGACTCCGCCCACCAGCCCACAGAAAACGGCTTGGAGCTGCCCCAGTCAAACGAACGATCGACACGCCATGTGGATGGGATATCGAATGGCTCCAACACATGGATGGCCTCTGTCCACACATCGTCAAACATGCCGCCTGCAACGATGTTCCAGTCGCCATCACGCATCGCCTTGACCAGTGCAGCGTTGCCCAGACCCTCCAAGCGATCCGCATAGTCGGGGTCGTTGCTCAGGAGCGCTGCGTTATCTGCCAGCTTGGCAGGTATGTACTGCCGGCGCATCCCGCCCTCTTCCTTGGTCTGCTGGACGATCTCCATGGGCTTAGCCGGATCAACAAAGGTGGCCTTCACCCAGTTGTGCCCAACGCCTCCCGGATTTGAGCCGGCGTTGATGCGCGGGAACAGGCCTTTGTACTTCTCCGGCAGCTTTAGCCCGCCAAGGCGGCAGCGGCCGCGCAGGTATCGGTAGATCTTGTCCGTGAAGTGGGTCAGCTCATCGATCAGCAGAACGTGAATTTCAGCACCCTGGTACTTGGTTACGTCCTTTTCATACTGGCAGTGGCAAAGGTGAATCTTGGCACCATTCCAGAACTCGATGGAGATTGGCTTTGACCAGTTGACCTTGACGAACTTCTGCTCAATCAACTCCCCAAGTAGTGCAGGAAAGCCGGTTGGCCCTTCAATGTGGTTCTTGAGCAGATCGTCGGACAGGCGGCGGAACAGGTACACCTGCAGGCCCGGTATATCCATGCACCAGGCAATCGCGGCCACTCGCATAAGGTGAGATTTGCCGCCTCCAGCCGCTCCCCCATAGAGGATCTCGGTTGCCTGGCTAAGAAACGCCTCCGTTTGTTTTGGCTGTAGATGTAGCTCCATGCAGCACCAACCTCAATTCCGGCGTCTTGATCTCGCCTGAGTGCTCTACCTTATCCTTGAAGGCGCCCACATCCACATGCTTGCCAATCAGCTCTACCAGCTTCGTCCGGTCCAACAGCTTCACCTTGCGCACGGTGGCATAGACGGGGTTGCCCTCTGCGTCTTCGCCATCTCGCTCCTGCACAGTGTCGATGCCAGCAACGAGTCCGGTGCGCCAAGCAATGGGCCAGTCGTGTACCGACTTCAGGCATCCGTTTTCGTCATACAGGTCTGCCAGGTCTGCTGTTGCATCACGAGCCAGGCGCTGAAGCACCCAGTCAGCATCAATCTTGGTTCGCTCACTACGCGCCTTCTTTGCGTCCGCAACGGCATCAGAAACCTTGACATTTGCTAACAGGCGGCTTGCCTGCTCATGTGCCGTCTTGGCGCTGTACCCGGCGCGGATTGCCGCTTGGGTTGCGTTGAGGTCCACTAGGTACTCATCAACGAATGCTTGTTGTTTTGGCGTCAGAGCCCTTGGCTCGGCCTTCTTTGGCGTTGCCATAGGCTCTCCAGAAATAGAAAAACCGCCCGAAGGCGGCGAGTGATCTGTTAGCTAGTTCGCTATCAGTCATCTTTCTGGAGAACCGCCTCCAGGAAGCTATCGCGGTTGACAACATTGTCCTTAAACCACACTACAGCAACGAAAACCTGGTCAGAACCCATTGGCCTGAAAGCAGGATCGGTAACTGTCATCAATGGCCCGCCACTGTTAAGAACCACAACATCACCCACTTGGAAATTAGACATAAAACTCCTCAAAAACCGACATCGGTAAATTGAGTTGGGTGCTACTCTTGGAGATTCAACTGCGGGATTTCACCTATACCCGCTGATCTTTGCGATCAATCAGGCCAGTCAGCGCTTCATTCAGCTCACGATACAACCTCTGCAGTCCCTCGACGCTGCCTCCGAAAGGGCAGTAGACAAGCTGATGACGCATGCGCTTGAAGATGCGTCGCTTGTGTTGGCGTCTGTTCACGGACATCTCCATTACCGCGCTCCGTAGCAGGTCAGCAGCGCTATATCAAAGGTGTGCTTGCCTGTAGTGCCGTCGCCAGCATCCCACCAGCACGTCACCTGATCCGCTGCCACATCCATCACGGTCATCTCTGGTCCGCCGGATGCGAGCTGCACGCGGTTACCTGGCCAGACCTTGGCCAACATAGGCGGGCGCGGCAGCTTGATCAGGCTGGACGCGGAGAATGGCCGACAGTTGAGGAATGAGAGGTCATTGCTTGGGGCTGTCATGGCTCTCCTCTATCGGGTCGTAGCGTCGAGACTACAAGTGGGAATACACAACTGAGCCTAGACAGAAAACTTCAAATTCAAGCCATATGCTACGATTGTTGACGTTTGATTACAAACGAACCAAATTCATACAAACTTAGGCACACATGACCTCTCTATCTACCAATCGCTCTCTTTGCAATCTGGCAGGTTCCGTCCTGATCGGCCTCTTTGCCAATTCAGCTTTCGCTCAAACGTGTACGCCGGTGACTACCTCGGGCACTTACAACGGTGTTGACGTAACCGTGGCGCTGACAAACACCGTTCAGTATGGAAGCCCTTATACAAGTTGCGGTGTGACTACTGGGGCAAATGCAATTTATGCCGGAACTGGGCCGGGCAACTCAAAAATTGTTTATTCATTTTCTTCTCCTCAAACCACCGCTCGTGTTTTGTTCTCAGGAGCAAATTCTGGAGAGTCCGCCTCGTTCTCTTTTGACGTTGGCACTCCAACAGTCTCGGTAAACGCAAGCAGCTGCACGCCTCCGATCACAGGCGCAACTGTAACGTTCCCAGGGTCTGATGATGGTGCGGATTTGCAGGTGACAGGGTCTCAACCCTTCAACACTCTTACAATTGACGTTCCAGTTATTGACCAAAGTGGCAGTCTGCTGGACCTTTGCGCAGAGTCGATTGCAGTTGCTCCACTAACTCCTCAGGAGATCAACTTCACATCGACCGCACCAAGCCCAGCAATCGTTGGTGCAACTTACGAAGTAGCTGCAACAGGCGGCGCCTCCGGCGAGCCAGTTGTTCTGGCCATAGATGCCTCAGCATCTGCTGTTTGCTCGATTGCAGGAAATACGGTCAGCTTGCTTGCTGAAGGCACTTGCGTAATCAATGCTGATCAGGCGGGCAACGCAACATATGAAGCCGCGCCACAAGCTCAGCAATCATTCTCTGTGACCGCAGCCCCCGTGATTCCTCCACAAGCAGCTACACCAGTCCCGACACTGGGAGCCTGGGGTCTGGCAATCCTGACCTCGCTGCTCGGCGGCTTCGCTGTCATGCGTCAACGCCGCAAATCCTGATCGTTTGAAGAAACCCTCTTGGCTTACGATGGGAGTTCTCACACAACCATCACCAAGAGGGCGTCTATGAAATTTGAATCACTTGAAGAGGTGGCGAAGTTCTGTGCGCACATAGAGCGCGAAAAAGACATGTTGCTGTGCTTGGCCCAGGTCCATGAGCTACTCATTGCAGCTCTAGTGTCGTCTCACCCTGATCACGCCCAATTTCAGTTGATGACCACTTCCCTCTTGGAGCGGTCCATGAACACCACATTCAAGGATCTCCCTGAGGATCAGAAGCAACTAATTCGCAATAGGGTTGAGAACATGCAGCTGATTCCCAAAACGAACTTACCCAACCCAGTCGCCCATTTATCAGGGACTAGTCAAAGGCCACCAGAATAGTTTGGTGGGCTATTTGCGAACTCTTCGGCGCTGGGTCGGTAGCCTGCTACGACCATGCAAGCCTTGTTGCCTGCGGCCGGGATGATGCGTTCGCCAACCTGGTCGGCCGGGCGCATCTCCTTCATCCTGAATAGCTGCTCGCGGAGCCCACCAATGGTGCACACCTCATCTCCTGCGGGCGTTCCAGCATTGATTGGCTCGCTACCTAGCACTGTTGCGCGAAGACTCTTTAGCACCTGCGCCGCCTCAGGGAACATCCCAAGCCAGTGCTGGTAGTCCTGAACGTGAGCACGGAAGCGCCACGACTCATCAGACTCTTGCTTCAGCTCAGGGCACAGCCACAGGGCTATCTTTCGTCTTAGGCTCATGGCTTCTTCTCCCGCTCCACAGCTTGCTGTACGTTCTCAGCCACACGCTTGAGCGCGGTTGCCGTGTATGGCTCGGCCTTGTCAGTGCATGCGCCGCCCATGGTGATGACATCAGCGGCAATAGCCAGCGGGGTTTCAACAACCACACCGACCACAGCCTTGGTCAGAGATCCGAGCATTCCAAACATAGGCGACTCCAAAAGAAAAGCCAGCACTTGGCTGGCCTTGGTATTCGTACCCCATCAGACAACCCTCATGGGCTGGGGTTGCTGTTCGCTTCTTCAAGCACTGGGAAGCTCTCAGTAGGAGATGCCGCACCTTCATACCGCTCGGGTGCGGGCCGCGCTTGCTGCAGCTGGACATGAAAAAGCCCCGCGCTTGGCGAGGCTGGGTGGTGATGGCGCCCGGTTACGCCCGGACCTACATTGCTGCTTGACCATCTTCTAAGCGGGCCGGCTGCGATCTCCGGCTTATCTTCCCCTGCCAGCAAGTCTGTCAGTGGTGGCGGGGTGCCGCACTGTCTGGGTCGGGCTGCACATCGCAACTGTGCGCTTCGCTTAGAAGATGATCCTCATAAAGGATTGATGGTGCCGGGTGCATGGCCAAATCCCGGTTTCTGGTAGCCAGAGCAACCTGGCCATTTGTCGGTGAGGTGCGTTACCGCCAGAACTCTGCACATTGAGCCAGTCTTAGCAGGACTGTTCTTCACCATCACAACTGCTGACTGCATGACGTCTGAATTGCTTGTGGTCGCTTTCGCTCTCGCAGCACTTCGGTTCTCAATCAGCATGTGTGATGGCCCTAGAAGCGGGAACGCTCCGCCATCTAAGGCCTGCCATGGAATGCATGGGATGGTTTATCTGAATCATGGGAGGCCTAAGCACAGCCCAAACTGATTCATCATCAAACTAACGCAGTCCGAACGTTACCACACTTCTCGCTGCGTTACAAGATTTATTTAAGCAGGCTGAACATTCTTCCGCCGTGGGCTGCGCGGCAGGTGCGAACGTGGTCGATCAGCATCTGGGCTGCGCGGTTGGCCGGCTCCTTGCGGTACTTCTCGCCCTTGCACTTCGGGCAGGTGTGCTCCTTGTCGCCCTTGGTCATCACACCAGTGGCATGGCAGACCTTGCAACGCGGATCCACCAGCCACTCGATGGCCGCCACGATTGCCTCAGTCCCGCCTTCCAGCTTCTTCTCCTGCGTGTACTGCAGGAGCGCGGCATAGAACCGGGTCATGTCCTCCTTGGTGGGCTTGGAGATCAGGCGCAGGTAATGGGCTGCCATGTTGCGAGGGCTCATGCCGCTGGCCTTGATGACATCGACCTGGCCAATCTTGTGGGGCTCGTCTGCCAGGCAAGAGGCCAGGGATGCGGATAGGTAGCGTTCTTCAATCATCAGGCTCTCTCTTTCTTCAATTCGTTGGTCTTTGCTCTGTACTCAGCCTTGATGGCCCTCAGCTCGTCTTTTGTCCATTTGTGGACTTCGTTGTTGGCTTCGAGCTGGAGCAGCCGTTCTTCGCCAATACGCCCCAAAAGGCCGATTCGGTAATCTGCGACCCGACCTGAGAGCCAACGATTGCAGTGCTTGCACTGGCCGTGAGCGTTATCAGGATGGAAGCGAAGGTGCTTGGCGGCACCAGTGCTGCGGTAATGACCGCAATCAACCCCACCACCAACCCCATAACTGTCCAGCGCTTGGCCGCACGATATGCAAGGTTGTCGCTCGTCTCGAACGCGGATATATGCATTGAATTCCTTCTGAGCCTCTTTGGTCAGCTCGTTGATTGACTTAATCGCCTCCTTGCGGCGCTTCGTTTCGGCTCGCTCTACCTTGGCAGCGGCCCGGGCGCGCTTGGCTTCCTCTCGCTCCTTCTTGGCGGCTTGCGCCTCTGCCCACGGCTCGATGCATTCGGGGTGGATTCGATGATGGCCATGTAGCTTGGTGCGGCAATGTGGACAAAGCGTGCGGCGGAAGGTCATGCCATCACCCCAAACATGAATGCCACAAACAAAAACCAGCCCCAGCCTGGTAGCCCCAGCGCAGCCAGAACGAAGCCGCAGAGCATGGTGAAGAATGCAACATCCTTCATGCCTGGCCCTCCACCGCCTTGAACCGAACGCCCCGCTCTGCCCCGAATGCCTCCATCAGGGTCTGCAGATCGGCCATCTCGGCCTTGGTCATCTTGGAGGTGGACTGGCCGCAGACGACGAATCCGCCATCCAAGCCAGGAACAACCTTGGTGCGCTTGAGCGCGGCGCTGAAAACATCCTTCCATTCCTCAGCGGTCAGACGGTGGCCGTGCCAATCCACCTGGGCGGAGATGTCGGAGAGCATCGCCCACAGCCGGCGATTCTGCGCATCGCTGCGCTTCTCTGGCCGGATCTCCAGGGTGAGGCGGTGGCCAGACAGAATCCAAGGCTTGACGAAGCCCCACGCATGCATGAGGGCCTTATGCGCTTGGATGGGCTCCCACAGGGAGAGGCTGATGCGCTCAGTCACGGCCAGGGCCCATGTCGATAACGGGCAGCTTAAGCAGGTCCGCCTTGCCACCCTCTTGGGCCACCAGCCGCTACCCAAAGAAGACGACCTTCTCTGCGTCGTACAGCCCATCCTTGTAGCCAGCCTTAGCCTTTCCCATGCGAGCTGCTGCCCGGCGCCACAATGCCTTGAACGCATTGCCCTCGGCGTAGTTCATGCCAAGCGCCTCGATGATGTCGTTGCACTCAGCAGCGTATGCGCCGCCGCCAGAGGTTGGGCTCTCCACCTCAACGGTGTAGTAGCTCACGCTGCCGCCTGTGTATTCGGTATTGCTCATGCGATTTCCTTCACGGGTACTGGCTCCCATTGCAGGGTTTCGTCTTCGCCGTCGTTGTCTCGGATGGGGCGGAGCGACTCATCCGGGGCTATATGCGCCTTTCGAACCCCTAGTTGGTTGGATATGTAGGTCATCAATTGGTCGACAACCCAGGTTTCGCCAGGCTTGTGAAATTGAATTCCGTCCAAAACGTCTCCAGCGCAGAGGCGTCTCTCGCACCGGACAATGCGCCCCAAGTCTCCAAAGTCGCTCGCTACAACAATCGCCAAATCTCCAGGTTTGCAGTTCATCCCCTCACCCCTTCCTGTTGAGCCAGGCATCCCTGGCCTTGATCACATTTACCGGTGCAGCCTGGTGGCTGTTGCATGTTTGGTGTGGTGGCAGGAACCGCCACGATGGGCCAAACTCGCATGGCGCCATGTGGTGCTTTGCCATCGGTGTTGTTTGGCCGGACGAGTCCTTCAGCTGCCAGTGTTTGCAGGTTGCACATGTCACTGGGCCTCCCGGGGTTGGTTGTCGCCCACTGCCTCACGGGCAAAGCGAACGGTTGTTGGGTTCAGCTTCTCGCCGGCGCGCACGCGGTTCAGGATCGTGTGGGCCCAGGCCTTATCTGCGCGAGGTTCGAGGCGCTTGAGCATGGGCGCAAGTCGCTTTAGCTGCTCAGCAACCACGGCAGGTGATGCGGCCGGCGCTGGCAGTTGCTTGTCCTCAGCTCGGGGGCTCTTGCGTGCCAGGTCGCGGAACTGGAAGACGGTTGGCGGCTTGGCCGGGTCCAGGTGGGTCAGCGCATGCGCGATGCCCTCTGGGAAGCGTTCAAACCCAGCCAGCTCATGCGCCCAGTCGGACTTCACAGCGTTCAGGTCGATGCCCTCCCATCGGCCCAGGAAGTCCCGGCCGTAGGCCAGGGTCAGTTTCGTGAAGATCTTGTCGATCCATGCTGCCGGCAAGCTCATGCTCCGCCTCCAATTCGTTTCTGTGGCTGCTCAATGCGCCGAGCCGCGACCTCAATGGCTTGGTTCTTGAAAAAATCGGTGGGCGAAGCTTCTGGAGCTTGCCGGGCAATGGACGGTACGACCTCTTGGGCCCGCTCGCGCATCGAGCGCTGGTAGCCGGTTTCGC encodes the following:
- a CDS encoding DUF2158 domain-containing protein; the protein is MTAPSNDLSFLNCRPFSASSLIKLPRPPMLAKVWPGNRVQLASGGPEMTVMDVAADQVTCWWDAGDGTTGKHTFDIALLTCYGAR
- a CDS encoding major capsid protein, yielding MALSDMKVFNEYLKSATIETLAQDVAKFNAASAGAIQLTTQGIDGDFLQESFWAGVHSAQRRVDRYAANGVQAATPLAQKQYDSVKIAGGFGPVLFEPSQLSWIQKSPEEALEVISRNLSEAIMSDQLNTAIAALAAAIGNQAGAVNDVSATAGVSYIAINGAHAKFGDASARIIAQVMTGAMYHKLIGQNLANAEKLFTFSGVTIVDILGKAVIVTDAPALFVAGTPDKAKVLSLVSGAAVVSDGSDLITNVQTSNGKLRIETTMQADYTFGLGLKGYTWDTANGGKSPTDTEIATGSNWDLVANSVKASAGVMTIGDAAK
- a CDS encoding terminase large subunit domain-containing protein, with translation MELHLQPKQTEAFLSQATEILYGGAAGGGKSHLMRVAAIAWCMDIPGLQVYLFRRLSDDLLKNHIEGPTGFPALLGELIEQKFVKVNWSKPISIEFWNGAKIHLCHCQYEKDVTKYQGAEIHVLLIDELTHFTDKIYRYLRGRCRLGGLKLPEKYKGLFPRINAGSNPGGVGHNWVKATFVDPAKPMEIVQQTKEEGGMRRQYIPAKLADNAALLSNDPDYADRLEGLGNAALVKAMRDGDWNIVAGGMFDDVWTEAIHVLEPFDIPSTWRVDRSFDWGSSKPFSVGWWAESDGSPAKLKDGTERSFPRGTLFRIAEWYGWNGKPNEGLKQSDSATAQGVLKREQEMRIEAFVKPGPADNAIFDEVNGDSPAKIQERHKVRWERSDKSPGSRKRGWSVMRERLRASMAERMEEPGLFVFSTCRQFIRTVPVLPRSDTDPDDVDTKAEDHVGDETRYRVLAVKRTAKIETFRW
- a CDS encoding IPTL-CTERM sorting domain-containing protein: MTSLSTNRSLCNLAGSVLIGLFANSAFAQTCTPVTTSGTYNGVDVTVALTNTVQYGSPYTSCGVTTGANAIYAGTGPGNSKIVYSFSSPQTTARVLFSGANSGESASFSFDVGTPTVSVNASSCTPPITGATVTFPGSDDGADLQVTGSQPFNTLTIDVPVIDQSGSLLDLCAESIAVAPLTPQEINFTSTAPSPAIVGATYEVAATGGASGEPVVLAIDASASAVCSIAGNTVSLLAEGTCVINADQAGNATYEAAPQAQQSFSVTAAPVIPPQAATPVPTLGAWGLAILTSLLGGFAVMRQRRKS
- a CDS encoding zinc finger-like domain-containing protein, coding for MIEERYLSASLASCLADEPHKIGQVDVIKASGMSPRNMAAHYLRLISKPTKEDMTRFYAALLQYTQEKKLEGGTEAIVAAIEWLVDPRCKVCHATGVMTKGDKEHTCPKCKGEKYRKEPANRAAQMLIDHVRTCRAAHGGRMFSLLK
- a CDS encoding minor capsid protein gives rise to the protein MVTVNELLEDEAVRHAVGLQGYSNGVLNRIMAILNRSDKRMLDELISILSDVDPITFKAERLVSMLASVRTIIAAGNAEAGQKLLDELKQFVDYETAYLHQMLLANTPTLVHVASVSTNAVYSAAMSRPFQGVLLKEVWKDLTAQQFKSVRQAIAQGYLEGKTTDAIIRELRGTKAKGFTDGLLEKSRRDVEAVVRTAIAHTAGNAHDAFYAKNSDVIKGLKWSASLDLRTTPQCRIRDGKLYTPETHKPIGHEIPWGAGPGRLHWRCRSASIPVVKSNKELGIDLPDLELRNKSRASMDGQVPPDTTYGDWLKKQSAARQDEVLGQTRARLMRDGKLDLADMYSHKGVFLTLDELRQRDKRAFELAGL
- a CDS encoding DUF4055 domain-containing protein, producing MTAINQQNDTVKRMAEAWAVIDPLMGGTQAMRKAGKTLLPQQPREDDEDYKYRLGTATLFPAYQRTCTVMSGKPFSKQMTINEDVPAKVKALLPDIDGQGRSIHAFASQLFAEAMSHGFGGVLVDYPAEGGTRPYWTHYAHGSILGWRLDTAKGVAQLTQLRLHEAAEVEDGDYGVKMVQRVRVLTPGGWALYEQGTDAWALVDEGVTSLSYIPFVPYYGRRIAFMEGAPPLVDLAHQNVKHWQQQSDQDDSVRFARKRLLVFSGVTDGELSEPTAGSAYALRFADKDAKAEVIQGSAESVTVGRSELEALEDQMIQTGAELLVKQPGQRTATEASNDAEANKSTLQSTVEDFEDAMDRCLQITADWLKAGNGGTVSLFKDFGAATLTDASAQLVLSLQGAGMLTKETTIVEMQRRGVVGPDVDPEAEIEKVQAEGPSLGSMNGDGE
- a CDS encoding DUF2158 domain-containing protein, giving the protein MSNFQVGDVVVLNSGGPLMTVTDPAFRPMGSDQVFVAVVWFKDNVVNRDSFLEAVLQKDD
- a CDS encoding terminase small subunit, producing MATPKKAEPRALTPKQQAFVDEYLVDLNATQAAIRAGYSAKTAHEQASRLLANVKVSDAVADAKKARSERTKIDADWVLQRLARDATADLADLYDENGCLKSVHDWPIAWRTGLVAGIDTVQERDGEDAEGNPVYATVRKVKLLDRTKLVELIGKHVDVGAFKDKVEHSGEIKTPELRLVLHGATSTAKTNGGVS